The Pogona vitticeps strain Pit_001003342236 chromosome 3, PviZW2.1, whole genome shotgun sequence genome includes a window with the following:
- the LOC140705550 gene encoding T-complex protein 1 subunit alpha-like, with the protein MGSREQLAIAEFARSLLVIPNTLAVSAAQDAIDLVAKLRAFHNEAQVNPEHKNLKWIGLDLVNGKPCDNKQAGVYEPTVVKTKSLKFATEAAITILRIDDLIKLQPESKGDKGGSYEDAVHSGEIED; encoded by the coding sequence ATGGGTTCACGTGAACAGTTGGCTATTGCAGAGTTTGCAAGATCTCTTCTGGTTATCCCAAACACTTTAGCCGTCAGTGCTGCTCAAGATGCTATAGACCTTGTTGCAAAACTCAGGGCATTTCACAATGAAGCTCAAGTGAATCCAGAACACAAAAACCTGAAATGGATTGGTCTTGATTTAGTCAATGGGAAACCATGTGACAACAAGCAGGCTGGTGTATATGAACCTACTGTTGTCAAAACAAAGAGTCTGAAATTTGCAACAGAAGCTGCAATTACTATCCTTCGAATTGATGACCTTATTAAACTGCAGCCTGAAAGTAAAGGTGATAAAGGAGGGAGCTACGAAGATGCAGTTCACTCTGGAGAAATCGAAGACTAG